One window of the Leptospira ryugenii genome contains the following:
- a CDS encoding queuosine precursor transporter, producing MHLFKDKAVVLYCVLLSLFLTFLLMAELTGSKLFSAFGFTMTMGVIPFPVTFIITDLLNEYFGRKVVRATTLLGMIMISLAYLLIFIDIQIPAIENSPIDDHSFRTVFANSGRVIIGSVIAYLIGQMIDIHVFHYLRQKTKGKHIWLRATGSTVISQLIDSYVVIFIVLWSSHSLGSMVSISNTNFVYKMAVALLITPLLYAIHMYIDRFLGEETKQILLRQAMEEEGYERSLPAG from the coding sequence ATGCACCTATTCAAAGATAAAGCCGTTGTTCTTTACTGTGTTCTACTTAGTCTTTTTTTGACCTTTCTTTTGATGGCAGAACTGACAGGTAGTAAACTTTTTTCCGCATTTGGCTTCACTATGACGATGGGTGTGATACCCTTCCCTGTTACCTTTATCATCACAGATCTGTTAAACGAATACTTCGGTCGCAAAGTAGTACGTGCTACGACCCTTCTTGGAATGATCATGATCTCTCTAGCCTATCTTTTGATCTTTATCGATATCCAAATCCCCGCGATCGAGAACTCACCTATCGATGACCATTCTTTTCGAACTGTCTTTGCAAATTCTGGCCGGGTAATCATAGGTTCGGTGATTGCCTATCTAATAGGGCAAATGATTGATATCCATGTGTTCCATTATCTAAGACAAAAAACAAAGGGAAAACACATCTGGCTCAGAGCCACAGGATCCACGGTTATCTCACAACTCATTGATTCCTATGTGGTGATTTTCATTGTGCTTTGGTCAAGCCATAGCCTTGGGTCTATGGTTTCGATATCCAATACAAACTTCGTATACAAGATGGCAGTTGCCTTACTCATTACCCCTCTCTTGTATGCAATCCATATGTACATAGATCGTTTTTTGGGAGAGGAAACCAAACAAATCCTTTTGCGTCAAGCTATGGAAGAGGAAGGCTACGAGAGAAGCCTTCCGGCAGGCTGA
- a CDS encoding glycerophosphodiester phosphodiesterase: MMASPRKKQLEELLGPGFVCFGHRGMRELVPENTLKAFQLGLQSTRYFELDTMLTKDEVLVVIHDETLNRTTNGEGLVREKTFEEIQTLDAGSYFSPKFAGTKVPSLESLFYELPVSTIFDIEVKSNEDENERKLLAKHLVTLLSRCKANHRVFITSFDPFLLEAVKRENPALLRGQLLEEGDSLKQDFVSEPDLFLPNYKGLTKDTMIELSSMSYSVIPYTMNDPKDWERMLPWGLRGLITDRPDLFLNFRKA; this comes from the coding sequence ATGATGGCTTCCCCCAGAAAGAAACAATTGGAGGAACTCCTCGGGCCTGGGTTTGTTTGCTTTGGCCATAGAGGTATGCGAGAGCTAGTGCCTGAGAATACCTTAAAAGCCTTCCAGCTTGGTTTGCAATCCACTCGCTACTTTGAGTTAGATACTATGCTCACAAAGGATGAAGTATTGGTTGTGATCCATGATGAAACCCTTAACCGTACGACCAATGGAGAGGGCTTAGTCAGAGAAAAAACCTTCGAAGAAATCCAAACCTTAGATGCTGGCTCTTACTTTTCACCTAAGTTTGCAGGTACTAAGGTACCGAGTTTAGAATCCCTTTTTTACGAATTGCCAGTTAGCACTATCTTTGATATCGAAGTGAAATCCAACGAAGATGAAAATGAACGAAAGCTTCTCGCCAAACACCTGGTAACTCTTCTTAGCCGATGCAAAGCTAACCATAGAGTCTTCATTACATCTTTTGATCCTTTTTTATTGGAAGCAGTCAAGAGGGAAAATCCTGCACTTCTCAGAGGCCAACTCTTAGAGGAAGGGGATTCCCTTAAACAGGATTTTGTTTCAGAACCAGACCTTTTTCTACCAAATTACAAAGGTTTAACGAAAGATACAATGATAGAACTTTCCTCTATGTCTTACTCAGTCATACCATATACAATGAATGATCCAAAAGATTGGGAAAGGATGCTTCCTTGGGGATTACGAGGACTGATCACTGATAGACCTGATCTATTTTTGAACTTTCGTAAGGCTTAG
- a CDS encoding 2-isopropylmalate synthase, with amino-acid sequence MEDYVRIFDTTLRDGEQCPGAAMSEDEKVEIALHLAKMNVDIIEAGFPISSPVQFQAVSRIAREVEGPTICALARSLRPDLESARDAIKAAKKQRIHTFIASSPIHMKHKLGKSPSEVLQMAREAVRMARGFVEDVEFSPEDATRSEWEFLRELVEAVIEEGATTINIPDTVGYTTPQEYFELFKFLKEKVKGADAVIFSAHCHNDLGLAVANSLSTVLAGGRQIECTINGIGERAGNTAMEEVVMALRTRKDTFKVETKIDTSLITRGSHLVKTITGMVVQPNKAIVGANAFAHESGIHQDGVIKNRQTYEIMTPESVGLKSNRMVLGRHSGRAGFKDRIIRLGFDPREEELESAYQRFLEIADKKKEVFDEDISALFQAQTRKNQVEGKYQLLSFEQNTASQKTPKAKVKILTNQEEKESIAEGDGPVDSIFKAIDQVTGFQPLLSRLLISPVTEGTDAMAEASVTLEYAGKRVVGKGDSTDIIEACALAYIDALNRL; translated from the coding sequence ATGGAAGATTACGTACGCATTTTTGACACAACCTTACGAGATGGAGAACAGTGCCCAGGTGCGGCCATGAGCGAAGATGAAAAGGTAGAAATTGCCTTACACCTGGCCAAGATGAATGTAGACATCATCGAAGCCGGATTCCCCATTTCATCCCCTGTCCAATTCCAGGCTGTGTCTCGCATTGCACGAGAGGTTGAGGGCCCTACCATCTGCGCTCTTGCCCGTTCCCTTCGACCAGACCTGGAGTCGGCGCGAGATGCCATCAAAGCCGCAAAGAAACAAAGGATCCATACCTTCATTGCCTCATCCCCCATCCATATGAAACATAAATTGGGTAAGAGCCCAAGCGAAGTCTTACAAATGGCCAGGGAAGCAGTTCGCATGGCCAGAGGTTTTGTGGAGGACGTGGAATTTTCACCTGAGGATGCAACTCGTTCGGAATGGGAATTCCTGAGAGAACTTGTAGAGGCCGTCATTGAGGAAGGTGCAACTACCATCAACATCCCAGATACCGTCGGTTATACGACACCTCAAGAATACTTTGAGCTCTTCAAGTTCCTAAAAGAAAAGGTAAAGGGTGCCGATGCAGTCATTTTTTCAGCTCATTGCCACAATGACCTCGGATTAGCGGTCGCGAACTCTCTCTCGACTGTGCTTGCCGGTGGACGCCAAATCGAATGCACCATCAATGGCATTGGAGAACGGGCGGGCAATACGGCGATGGAAGAAGTTGTCATGGCCCTTCGGACACGGAAGGATACCTTTAAAGTTGAAACAAAAATCGATACAAGCCTCATCACCAGGGGCTCGCATTTGGTCAAAACCATCACCGGGATGGTAGTACAACCTAACAAAGCCATAGTTGGTGCCAATGCCTTTGCTCATGAATCCGGCATACACCAGGATGGAGTGATCAAAAATAGACAAACCTATGAAATCATGACACCGGAGTCTGTTGGTTTAAAATCCAATCGTATGGTATTGGGTAGACATTCTGGCAGAGCTGGTTTTAAAGACCGCATCATTCGCCTCGGCTTTGATCCTCGAGAAGAAGAATTGGAAAGTGCCTACCAGAGATTTTTAGAGATTGCAGATAAAAAGAAAGAAGTGTTCGATGAAGACATTTCAGCACTCTTCCAAGCACAAACACGAAAAAACCAAGTAGAAGGGAAATACCAACTCCTTTCCTTTGAACAAAACACAGCTTCTCAAAAAACGCCAAAAGCAAAGGTTAAGATTTTAACCAACCAAGAAGAAAAGGAATCAATCGCCGAAGGCGATGGTCCCGTGGACAGTATCTTTAAAGCCATCGATCAAGTCACTGGCTTTCAACCCTTACTCTCAAGGCTTTTGATCTCCCCAGTTACAGAAGGGACGGACGCCATGGCGGAAGCATCTGTCACTTTGGAATATGCCGGCAAACGTGTTGTCGGTAAGGGAGATTCAACAGATATCATAGAAGCTTGCGCACTTGCATATATAGATGCGCTCAACCGTCTCTAA
- the hisC gene encoding histidinol-phosphate transaminase codes for MRSTVSNMKTSQISPRKEVLGLSPYTPGEQPKVGERVIKLNTNENPYPPSPKIKAEIQEILDKGFLRKYPHYNSEALRNSIAKKYKLHPDQILVTNGSDEALRLLFQAVLGPGDSILAPEPTYSLYPVLVEQLMCGVRFETSPLLSNLHMNLEDLQSRQAKLLAFAHPNAPTGIKEAKSDLISLIKSFPGYVLSDEAYIDFAEDGESLIDEIQHNANLIVTRTFSKSYSLAGLRVGYLVASKELVANIQKLKDSYNVGMLEQKIAQIAFEDETYFSESRKKVIVERQRLKQALEALDFFIPESHTNFLFCKPLGATSPEEIYIRLKDRNIFVRYFSKGISRNYVRISIGTSEESDLLLEALREIL; via the coding sequence ATGCGCTCAACCGTCTCTAATATGAAAACAAGCCAAATCAGTCCCAGAAAGGAAGTCTTAGGATTAAGCCCCTACACGCCAGGCGAGCAACCCAAGGTTGGGGAAAGAGTGATAAAACTCAATACCAACGAAAATCCATACCCCCCCTCTCCAAAGATCAAAGCCGAAATCCAAGAAATCTTGGATAAAGGATTTCTTAGGAAGTATCCACATTACAACTCTGAGGCTCTACGGAATAGCATTGCAAAAAAGTACAAATTGCACCCTGACCAAATCCTAGTGACCAATGGAAGTGATGAGGCACTTCGTTTGCTATTTCAAGCAGTATTAGGTCCAGGAGATAGTATCCTTGCACCCGAGCCTACCTATTCACTCTATCCCGTTCTCGTAGAACAGTTGATGTGTGGAGTACGATTTGAAACCTCCCCTCTATTGTCAAACCTCCATATGAATCTTGAAGATCTACAATCTAGGCAAGCTAAACTACTTGCTTTCGCTCATCCTAATGCTCCAACAGGTATTAAAGAAGCAAAATCAGATCTTATATCACTCATCAAATCCTTTCCTGGTTACGTACTGTCCGATGAGGCTTACATTGATTTTGCGGAGGATGGCGAGAGTTTAATTGATGAAATCCAACACAACGCAAATCTCATAGTAACAAGAACTTTTTCCAAATCCTATTCCCTAGCAGGACTGAGAGTTGGCTATTTGGTCGCGTCGAAAGAATTGGTCGCAAACATTCAAAAATTGAAAGACTCTTACAATGTTGGGATGTTGGAACAAAAGATCGCTCAAATCGCCTTTGAAGATGAGACTTACTTCTCGGAATCAAGAAAAAAAGTAATCGTAGAAAGACAAAGACTGAAACAAGCACTCGAGGCTTTGGATTTTTTTATCCCAGAAAGCCATACAAATTTTTTGTTTTGCAAACCGTTAGGCGCTACAAGTCCCGAAGAAATCTATATTCGCCTAAAAGACCGCAATATCTTTGTGCGTTACTTTTCTAAAGGTATTTCTAGAAACTACGTTCGGATTTCAATAGGGACAAGTGAGGAATCTGATTTGCTTTTGGAAGCCTTACGAGAGATTTTATAA
- a CDS encoding Hsp20/alpha crystallin family protein — MTALTNQNTNSTATVEQTKKEEKVYSPNVNIYETKENFILIVEMPGIDQSSVEVSVEKDVLSIEGNVQFDHSHGEEASLVEFRGGRYARKFTIGKFVDVENAQAKMKQGILELTLPKIEPKKTKITIQS; from the coding sequence ATGACTGCATTGACAAACCAAAATACAAATTCGACAGCAACTGTAGAGCAGACTAAAAAAGAAGAAAAAGTATATTCGCCTAACGTAAATATCTACGAGACCAAGGAAAACTTTATTCTCATTGTTGAGATGCCTGGCATAGACCAAAGCTCTGTTGAAGTGAGCGTTGAAAAAGATGTCCTAAGCATCGAAGGAAACGTTCAATTCGATCATTCCCACGGAGAAGAGGCATCTCTTGTAGAATTCCGAGGAGGGCGGTATGCAAGAAAGTTCACCATCGGAAAGTTTGTAGATGTGGAAAATGCCCAAGCAAAAATGAAACAGGGCATTTTGGAACTCACATTACCAAAAATAGAACCGAAAAAGACAAAGATCACAATACAATCCTAA
- a CDS encoding Hsp20/alpha crystallin family protein, whose amino-acid sequence MLFRILDNPHRHNPFWRDFDRFNEEITRSILDAQFGNLRSFPPVNIFTKEEEALVTALVPGMDIENIDISVKDNLLTIHGKKNSEELAEGTEVHRREIFSGDFTRTIELPFRVNSDKVSAKYTNGVLQILLPRREEDKPKKININFG is encoded by the coding sequence ATGTTATTCCGAATCTTAGACAACCCACATAGACATAACCCATTCTGGAGGGATTTCGATCGTTTCAATGAAGAGATCACGAGATCGATTCTTGATGCACAGTTTGGGAACTTAAGAAGTTTCCCTCCTGTGAATATCTTTACTAAGGAGGAGGAGGCTCTAGTGACTGCCCTCGTACCTGGTATGGACATTGAAAACATTGATATCTCGGTGAAAGACAATCTACTCACCATCCACGGAAAGAAGAACTCGGAAGAATTAGCAGAAGGAACTGAAGTGCACCGTCGAGAGATCTTCTCAGGAGATTTTACTCGCACCATTGAACTTCCGTTCCGAGTTAATTCGGATAAGGTGAGCGCAAAGTATACAAACGGTGTGCTCCAAATCCTTCTGCCCAGAAGAGAAGAAGATAAACCGAAAAAGATAAACATTAATTTTGGATAA
- a CDS encoding RidA family protein, whose product MHPLERLESLGLKLPAVPQALALYLPSQKVGNLVFTSGQLPLVNGALEAKGKVGESASLELAKKQAEICCLNALSTLLMHIKDLSEVKKIVKLGVYVASHPNFTEQHLVANGASELLVSLFGEQGKHARFAIGVSSLPLDAIVELELVAEV is encoded by the coding sequence ATGCACCCCCTCGAGAGATTAGAATCCTTAGGACTTAAGCTTCCCGCCGTTCCCCAAGCCCTTGCACTGTATCTACCCTCGCAAAAAGTAGGAAATTTGGTCTTCACCTCGGGCCAATTGCCTTTGGTAAACGGCGCTCTTGAGGCCAAAGGGAAAGTAGGAGAATCCGCGAGCCTTGAACTTGCCAAAAAGCAAGCTGAGATTTGTTGCCTGAACGCCCTCTCTACTTTACTCATGCATATCAAGGACTTAAGCGAGGTTAAAAAGATTGTAAAACTGGGTGTCTACGTTGCCTCCCATCCTAATTTTACAGAACAGCATTTGGTTGCGAATGGTGCATCTGAACTCTTGGTCTCTCTGTTTGGCGAACAAGGTAAACATGCTCGTTTTGCGATAGGAGTCAGTTCCCTGCCTTTGGATGCAATTGTTGAATTAGAATTGGTTGCGGAAGTATAA
- the clpA gene encoding ATP-dependent Clp protease ATP-binding subunit ClpA, with protein sequence MKLSTDLEESLEIAKKEAEKFNHEFITLEHMLYGLSFNTKVKEILLNVGCDLDLLRSDLNQYFADDLSSISVPDIKTQPKYTVGVQYVIQFAVFHVQNHGKEEVEGPNVLVSLFREEDSHACYLLAKQNITRLDVVKYISHGTKKSKQEDDFFTDEENETEDADQGKSALEKFCVNLTEKARAGKLDPCIGRSDEIERTIHILSRRRKNNPIFVGEAGVGKTSIVEGLAQRIVEAKVPKSLLDTQIYSLDMGLVMAGTKFRGEFEERLKGILTEVQGDSHKVLFIDEIHTIVGAGAVSGGSLDASNLMKPALANGELKCIGTTTYKEYKSIFEKDHALSRRFQKIEVAEPSLDDAVKILQGLKERYETFHAVKYSANALKAAVELSDKYLRERQLPDKAIDLMDEAGALVKLRDTHKEDTKRIVSTQEMETLVAKIAKIPAKTVKTDDKKKLLQLSEEMKAHVFGQDTAIEQVVDAILYSRSGLSEETKPIGSFLFVGPTGVGKTEVAKTLANRLGIHFQRFDMSEYMEKHSVSRLIGSPPGYVGYDQGGQLTDAISKNPHCVLLLDEIEKAHEDIYNILLQVMDHATLTDSTGKKADFRQVILILTTNTGATDRAKPLLGFEPHEYDDRSMKAIERTFSPEFRNRLTSIIEFNHLSIAIVENIVVRMFGELSEKAKAKGIELKLSNEARGYLAKKGYSKEMGARPIQRLIDLEIGKPLAKVLLFEDGKKQSYEVRLKAEPNESLDLVKL encoded by the coding sequence ATGAAATTATCAACAGATTTAGAAGAGTCTCTCGAAATCGCCAAAAAAGAAGCAGAAAAGTTTAACCATGAGTTTATAACCTTGGAACATATGTTATATGGACTGAGTTTCAATACAAAAGTTAAAGAAATACTCCTGAATGTAGGTTGTGATTTAGATTTACTCAGATCAGATTTAAACCAATACTTTGCGGATGACCTTTCCTCTATTTCCGTACCTGATATTAAAACACAGCCCAAGTATACCGTTGGGGTACAGTATGTAATCCAATTTGCAGTTTTCCATGTGCAAAATCATGGAAAAGAAGAAGTGGAAGGTCCAAACGTTCTTGTATCATTATTCCGTGAGGAAGATAGCCATGCTTGTTATCTCCTAGCAAAACAAAATATCACTAGACTAGATGTCGTAAAATACATTTCGCACGGTACAAAAAAGTCAAAACAAGAGGATGATTTTTTTACAGACGAGGAAAATGAAACCGAGGATGCAGACCAAGGCAAATCCGCATTGGAGAAATTTTGTGTCAACCTAACAGAAAAAGCAAGGGCTGGTAAGTTGGACCCTTGTATAGGCCGCAGTGATGAAATTGAAAGAACCATTCACATTCTGAGCCGGAGACGAAAGAACAATCCTATCTTTGTGGGAGAAGCCGGCGTGGGCAAAACTTCCATCGTAGAAGGCTTAGCACAAAGGATTGTGGAAGCCAAAGTTCCGAAGAGTCTTCTGGATACACAAATCTACTCATTGGACATGGGCCTTGTGATGGCTGGTACGAAGTTTCGTGGTGAATTTGAAGAGAGATTGAAAGGCATTCTCACAGAAGTACAAGGTGACTCCCATAAAGTATTATTCATTGATGAAATCCATACAATTGTAGGAGCTGGTGCTGTGTCAGGTGGCAGTTTAGATGCATCTAATTTGATGAAACCGGCCCTTGCGAATGGGGAATTGAAGTGCATCGGGACAACTACCTACAAGGAGTACAAATCTATTTTCGAAAAAGACCATGCCCTTAGCAGACGGTTCCAAAAAATTGAAGTAGCAGAACCAAGTTTAGATGATGCGGTGAAAATCCTCCAAGGTTTAAAAGAAAGGTATGAGACCTTTCATGCAGTAAAGTACAGTGCCAATGCACTCAAAGCAGCCGTAGAACTTTCAGATAAATACTTAAGAGAGAGGCAGCTACCTGACAAGGCCATTGACCTGATGGATGAGGCTGGTGCTTTGGTTAAACTTCGAGACACGCACAAAGAGGATACTAAGCGGATTGTCAGTACCCAAGAGATGGAAACGCTTGTAGCTAAGATAGCAAAAATACCTGCAAAAACAGTTAAAACAGACGACAAGAAGAAACTCCTACAATTATCCGAAGAGATGAAAGCCCATGTGTTTGGCCAAGATACAGCCATCGAACAAGTGGTAGATGCCATATTGTATTCTCGTTCCGGTCTTTCCGAAGAGACAAAACCAATTGGTAGCTTTTTATTTGTAGGTCCTACGGGTGTAGGAAAGACTGAAGTGGCAAAGACTCTTGCCAATCGTTTGGGAATCCATTTCCAAAGATTTGATATGAGTGAATATATGGAAAAACACTCGGTGTCTCGACTCATTGGATCTCCACCAGGCTATGTTGGATATGACCAAGGCGGCCAACTTACGGATGCAATCTCAAAAAATCCGCATTGTGTACTACTTTTGGATGAAATTGAAAAAGCACACGAGGATATTTACAATATTCTTCTCCAAGTTATGGACCATGCAACTTTAACGGATAGCACCGGTAAAAAAGCAGACTTTCGTCAGGTTATCCTCATCCTAACTACAAACACTGGGGCAACCGATAGAGCTAAACCTTTGTTGGGTTTTGAGCCTCATGAGTATGATGATAGAAGCATGAAAGCAATCGAGAGGACATTCAGTCCAGAATTTCGGAATCGTTTGACTTCTATTATTGAGTTCAATCATTTATCGATTGCCATTGTCGAGAACATAGTAGTGCGCATGTTTGGTGAGCTATCTGAAAAAGCAAAAGCAAAAGGCATCGAACTGAAATTGAGCAACGAAGCCCGAGGATATCTTGCAAAGAAAGGATATAGCAAAGAAATGGGAGCAAGGCCTATTCAAAGATTGATAGACCTTGAAATCGGAAAGCCACTAGCAAAGGTTCTTCTCTTTGAAGATGGAAAGAAACAGAGTTACGAGGTGCGATTGAAAGCGGAGCCCAATGAATCCTTGGACTTAGTTAAATTGTAA
- the clpS gene encoding ATP-dependent Clp protease adapter ClpS, with protein sequence MADTKRKIDSDVGLLEKEKVKLKKPSRYKVILINDDFTPQEFVVWVLAKVFRKSMEESKQIMWTAHTTGSAVCGVYPLDVAQTKVEEVHRYAEEAGHPLQCRLAKEEEE encoded by the coding sequence ATGGCAGATACAAAGAGAAAGATAGATAGTGATGTTGGATTACTGGAAAAGGAAAAAGTAAAACTAAAAAAACCCAGTCGTTACAAGGTAATCCTAATCAATGATGATTTTACTCCCCAAGAGTTTGTGGTTTGGGTTTTAGCAAAGGTATTCCGAAAGTCCATGGAAGAGTCAAAGCAGATTATGTGGACTGCACATACCACTGGATCAGCGGTCTGTGGGGTGTATCCATTGGATGTAGCCCAAACAAAAGTAGAAGAAGTTCATAGATATGCAGAGGAAGCGGGCCATCCACTCCAATGCCGTCTCGCAAAAGAAGAGGAGGAATAG
- a CDS encoding GNAT family N-acetyltransferase has protein sequence MAEEIKVHRSFFDFREEEWNALVPDDSVFQEWGFLSTLERTGCIQKGRDWEIFIFAYWQDSQLVAAFPLYQRSDSYGEFIFDFQWANAFHRAGISYYPKFTSCVPFTPVTGQRVLISGSLNQEKKEKIIKSLLEYAKEFGKESQISSVHILFCKEEELSLGVSVGFHPRLSHQYHWLNQGYNDFEHFLSSLVKERRKTIRQERKKIKESGILLETLVGEQIEAAHADLFYSFYMDTHSKKWGQAYLNREFFREIFKIMKHRIHLVLAKSPQGEPLGGSFNFLRGEYLFGRYWGALSYVPNLHFECCYYQLIDYAIQNQLKRVEAGAQGEHKFLRGYEAVPMHSLHYIYHESGSEAIYRYLEKEIEMERANIEGYNAHSPLKALRQV, from the coding sequence TTGGCTGAAGAGATCAAAGTCCATAGAAGTTTTTTCGATTTTAGGGAAGAGGAATGGAATGCCCTCGTTCCCGATGATTCTGTCTTCCAAGAGTGGGGCTTTCTTTCTACTTTAGAACGAACAGGTTGTATACAGAAAGGCAGAGATTGGGAGATATTCATATTTGCCTATTGGCAGGATTCACAACTCGTTGCTGCTTTTCCACTCTACCAGAGGTCTGATTCCTACGGAGAGTTCATCTTTGACTTCCAATGGGCCAACGCCTTCCATCGTGCAGGCATTTCATACTACCCCAAATTTACTTCCTGTGTCCCTTTTACTCCTGTTACTGGACAGAGAGTACTTATTAGCGGAAGTTTAAACCAGGAAAAAAAAGAAAAAATCATAAAATCACTGTTAGAGTATGCAAAAGAGTTTGGGAAGGAATCTCAAATTTCATCAGTCCATATTCTTTTTTGCAAAGAAGAAGAGCTATCTTTGGGAGTGTCCGTTGGATTCCACCCTAGGCTATCGCACCAATACCATTGGTTGAATCAGGGGTACAATGATTTTGAACACTTTCTTTCTTCATTGGTAAAAGAAAGGCGAAAAACCATTCGGCAAGAAAGAAAAAAAATCAAAGAATCAGGAATCTTATTAGAAACCTTAGTCGGTGAACAGATCGAAGCGGCACATGCAGATTTGTTTTATTCCTTTTATATGGATACTCATTCCAAAAAATGGGGTCAGGCCTATCTGAATCGAGAATTTTTTCGCGAGATTTTTAAGATTATGAAGCATAGAATCCACTTGGTCCTAGCAAAATCTCCACAAGGAGAGCCCTTGGGGGGGAGTTTTAATTTCCTTCGAGGAGAGTACTTATTTGGTCGTTATTGGGGTGCTCTTAGCTATGTCCCCAATTTGCATTTTGAGTGTTGTTATTACCAGTTGATCGACTATGCCATCCAAAACCAATTGAAGAGAGTAGAGGCTGGTGCCCAGGGTGAGCATAAATTTTTACGCGGATATGAAGCAGTTCCCATGCATAGCCTTCATTATATCTACCATGAATCAGGGAGTGAGGCTATTTACCGCTATTTGGAAAAGGAAATTGAAATGGAGAGAGCAAATATAGAAGGCTACAATGCGCACTCTCCTTTGAAGGCCTTAAGGCAGGTTTAG